A single window of Poecilia reticulata strain Guanapo linkage group LG10, Guppy_female_1.0+MT, whole genome shotgun sequence DNA harbors:
- the eif1ad gene encoding putative RNA-binding protein EIF1AD, translating to MSQATKRKHVVKEVLGDFITPTENQQIVKVTGSRGNNLHEAVTAQGETFLVSMPTKFRKNIWIKRGDYVIVDPIEEGEKVKAEISFILYKDHIQYLQKQQLWPEGFMEEQSSQDKTSSKEEEAEGRDDEEEGSDSEDDDSDLFVNTNRCNYQYSESEDEDNTEEEEEDEEEKRTENGS from the exons ATGTCACAGGCCACTAAACGCAAACATGTTGTGAAGGAAGTTCTGGGAGACTTCATCACTCCCACGGAGAACCAGCAGATTGTGAag GTGACTGGTAGCCGTGGCAACAACCTCCACGAAGCGGTCACGGCTCAGGGCGAGACGTTCCTGGTCAGCATGCCCACCAAGTTCCGCAAGAACATCTGGATCAAGAGAG GTGATTATGTCATCGTGGATCCTATTGAAGAAGGGGAGAAGGTGAAGGCAGAGATCAGCTTCATTCTCTACAAAGATCACATTCAGTACCTGCAGAAACAGCAACTCTG GCCCGAAGGTTTTATGGAGGAGCAGTCATCGCAGGACAAGACGAGCAGCaaggaagaggaggcagaggggagagatgatgaagaggaaggaagCGACTCAGAAGACGACGACAGTGACCTCTTCGTGAACACAAACCGCTGTAACTACCAGTACAGTGAGAGCGAAGATGAGGACAacactgaggaggaggaagaagacgaggaggagaaaaggacagaaaatgGATCATAG